One window from the genome of Kaistella carnis encodes:
- a CDS encoding GNAT family N-acetyltransferase: MTITNSNLDDITEIFRLYQLARDFQKIQFPENLWPEFDRDFIATEVIENRQFKIVIDNKIACIWAITYNDADIWEEKENNDAIYIHRIATNPEFRGNNFVQMIADWSKDFAKKENKKFIRMDTCGQNDRLINHYKNCGFEFLGMKKLKDSSGLQAHYHNADVCFFEIELK, encoded by the coding sequence ATGACAATAACGAACAGTAATTTGGATGATATTACGGAAATTTTCAGACTCTATCAACTCGCCAGAGATTTTCAAAAAATACAATTTCCTGAAAACCTGTGGCCGGAATTTGACCGGGATTTTATCGCAACTGAAGTGATTGAGAACAGACAGTTCAAAATAGTCATCGACAATAAAATTGCCTGTATCTGGGCAATCACTTATAATGATGCGGATATTTGGGAAGAGAAGGAAAATAATGATGCAATTTACATTCACCGCATCGCTACAAATCCAGAGTTTAGAGGAAATAATTTTGTTCAGATGATTGCCGATTGGTCTAAAGATTTTGCTAAAAAAGAAAATAAAAAATTCATTAGAATGGATACCTGCGGACAAAACGATCGCCTGATTAATCATTATAAAAATTGTGGATTTGAATTTTTAGGAATGAAAAAATTAAAAGATTCATCGGGATTGCAAGCCCATTATCATAATGCAGATGTCTGCTTTTTTGAAATCGAATTAAAATAG
- the hemN gene encoding oxygen-independent coproporphyrinogen III oxidase has protein sequence MNSLIDKYNIPGPRYTSYPTVPFWDDASFTSDLWQQSVLRTFNETNDSEGISIYIHLPFCEQLCTFCACHKRITKQHSVETPYLESVLKEWDLYVKLFGRTPKIKELHLGGGTPTFFSPENLRILLEGIFAKAEIAENPQFSFEGHPNNTTRDHLQTLYDLGFRRASFGVQDYDPKVQKAINRIQPFENVKNVTEMAREIGYEGVSHDLVFGLPFHTWEKMEFTIRKTLELKPDRLAFYSYAHVPWIKGVGQRGFDENDLPSGEEKRKLYENGKKLLEELGYIEVGMDHFALPHDDLYQSMISGDIHRNFMGYSSSKTKLMVGLGMSAISDSWYAFAQSNKTVEEYQKIVEEGIIPVVKGHILNEEDLVIRQHILNLMCRLETSWDLQTSFPEIENALEALKEMEADGLVEISNNTIKITEKGRAFTRNVAMTFDLRMMRNKPETRIFSMTI, from the coding sequence TCACGAGCGATCTTTGGCAACAATCTGTCCTCAGAACTTTTAATGAAACTAATGATTCCGAAGGGATTTCAATTTATATCCACTTGCCATTTTGTGAGCAACTTTGTACGTTTTGCGCCTGTCACAAAAGAATTACCAAACAGCATTCTGTAGAAACTCCATATTTAGAAAGTGTTTTAAAAGAATGGGATCTGTATGTGAAACTTTTCGGCAGAACTCCAAAAATTAAGGAACTTCATTTAGGAGGCGGAACTCCGACCTTTTTCTCTCCTGAAAATTTGAGAATATTATTGGAAGGTATTTTTGCAAAAGCAGAAATAGCTGAAAATCCACAGTTTTCTTTTGAGGGACATCCGAATAATACTACGAGAGACCATTTGCAGACTTTATATGATTTAGGTTTCCGACGTGCCAGTTTTGGCGTTCAGGATTACGATCCGAAAGTTCAGAAAGCCATCAACAGAATTCAGCCTTTTGAAAACGTAAAGAACGTGACAGAAATGGCGCGTGAAATAGGTTATGAAGGCGTTTCTCACGATTTAGTTTTCGGCTTACCTTTTCATACTTGGGAGAAAATGGAATTTACGATCCGTAAAACTTTAGAATTGAAACCAGACCGTTTGGCTTTTTATTCTTATGCACACGTTCCTTGGATTAAAGGCGTTGGACAAAGAGGTTTCGACGAAAATGATTTGCCAAGTGGTGAAGAAAAACGTAAGTTGTATGAAAACGGAAAAAAATTGTTAGAAGAATTAGGGTATATCGAAGTAGGAATGGATCACTTTGCTTTGCCACACGACGATCTTTACCAGTCGATGATTTCAGGAGATATTCACCGTAATTTTATGGGTTATTCTTCCAGTAAAACCAAATTAATGGTTGGTTTGGGAATGTCGGCAATTTCAGATTCTTGGTATGCATTTGCCCAAAGCAATAAAACTGTAGAAGAGTATCAGAAGATTGTAGAAGAAGGAATTATTCCGGTGGTCAAAGGTCATATTTTGAATGAAGAAGACTTGGTGATCAGACAGCATATTTTAAATTTAATGTGTCGTTTAGAAACCTCTTGGGATCTACAAACCAGTTTCCCGGAAATAGAAAATGCTTTAGAAGCATTGAAAGAAATGGAAGCTGATGGTTTGGTGGAAATATCAAATAATACTATAAAAATCACTGAAAAAGGTCGGGCCTTCACTAGAAATGTTGCCATGACTTTTGATTTAAGAATGATGCGAAATAAACCGGAAACCCGTATTTTTTCGATGACCATATAA